A stretch of the bacterium genome encodes the following:
- a CDS encoding homocysteine S-methyltransferase family protein — protein MSLSRANPADGPQAMQKLAARPILLDGALGTELEARGAACRLPLWTAETLREAPELVSEVHRAYVQAGAHVLTAGTFRTSRYTLSKVGLAEHAAELTKQAVALARAAAPEHVPIAGSMAPLEDCFHPELAPGDLVLRAEHRHNAQLLAEAGVDIILVETQNSIREAKIATHFARATGIPVWTSFVMKSDSELLNGDSLREAARTVVKFGAAAVLINCTPLPIAAQAVMNLSMHVHGGIAIGVYPNALDQSITPDEFADWGVRIKSIADIIGGCCGIGPEHIRALAKRL, from the coding sequence ATGTCCCTAAGTCGTGCAAACCCTGCGGACGGCCCGCAAGCAATGCAGAAACTCGCTGCGCGGCCGATCCTGCTGGACGGTGCGCTCGGGACCGAACTTGAGGCTCGCGGCGCGGCTTGCAGGCTTCCTTTATGGACTGCCGAAACGTTGCGGGAGGCCCCGGAGCTTGTTTCGGAAGTGCATCGCGCTTATGTCCAGGCGGGCGCGCACGTTCTCACGGCCGGGACATTTCGGACATCAAGATACACGCTTTCGAAAGTCGGACTTGCCGAGCATGCCGCCGAGTTGACGAAGCAGGCTGTCGCGCTCGCGCGCGCCGCCGCTCCTGAACATGTGCCGATCGCGGGTTCGATGGCCCCGCTTGAAGATTGTTTTCATCCGGAACTCGCACCCGGCGACTTGGTGCTCCGCGCGGAACATCGGCACAACGCGCAGCTACTCGCCGAAGCGGGAGTGGATATTATTCTGGTCGAAACCCAGAATTCCATTCGCGAAGCGAAGATTGCCACACACTTCGCTCGCGCCACAGGCATTCCCGTCTGGACATCCTTTGTGATGAAGTCGGACTCGGAGCTGCTGAACGGCGATTCTTTGCGCGAAGCCGCGCGCACCGTTGTCAAGTTCGGAGCAGCCGCCGTGCTCATTAACTGCACACCGCTGCCCATCGCCGCGCAGGCCGTGATGAATCTATCAATGCACGTGCACGGCGGCATCGCCATCGGCGTCTATCCCAACGCGCTCGACCAGTCCATCACTCCGGACGAATTTGCCGACTGGGGCGTGCGCATCAAATCCATCGCGGACATTATCGGCGGCTGTTGCGGGATTGGGCCGGAGCATATCCGGGCGCTTGCAAAAAGGCTTTAG
- the nth gene encoding endonuclease III, with protein MPKLSPKARAARITEELFRLYPQPECALTHANAFELAVATILSAQCTDERVNMVTPVLFRKFPTPAKLAAATQEDIEEIIKSTGFFRNKAKNILGFANAIVNQFGGNVPQDLETLITLPGIGRKTANVILGTAYGIASGVVVDTHVSRLSARMGLTKSEDAVKIERDLIALLPQEHWINFSHAMIWHGRRVCSARKPNCAECTLTKFCPKVGVE; from the coding sequence GTGCCGAAGCTCTCGCCGAAGGCTCGCGCGGCACGGATTACTGAAGAGTTGTTCCGACTCTATCCGCAGCCCGAGTGTGCCTTGACGCATGCCAATGCGTTCGAGCTTGCGGTCGCGACGATACTCTCCGCGCAATGCACCGACGAGCGCGTCAACATGGTTACGCCCGTGCTGTTCAGGAAGTTTCCAACTCCGGCGAAGCTCGCCGCGGCAACTCAGGAAGACATCGAAGAGATTATCAAGTCTACCGGCTTCTTCCGCAACAAAGCCAAAAACATTCTGGGCTTCGCGAACGCGATCGTGAATCAATTCGGGGGAAACGTGCCTCAAGACTTGGAGACGCTGATCACCTTGCCCGGCATTGGCCGTAAAACGGCGAATGTTATTCTCGGCACGGCCTACGGCATCGCATCAGGTGTCGTTGTGGACACTCACGTCTCTCGGCTTTCCGCTCGCATGGGACTTACGAAGAGCGAGGATGCCGTGAAAATCGAGCGAGATTTGATTGCGCTGCTCCCGCAGGAGCACTGGATAAACTTCTCGCACGCCATGATCTGGCATGGCCGCCGCGTCTGTAGCGCACGTAAACCTAACTGCGCGGAGTGCACGTTGACGAAGTTCTGCCCAAAGGTGGGCGTGGAATAG
- a CDS encoding TlpA family protein disulfide reductase, with protein sequence MQTIYRIARIGQRIRRRCFLLLAAGILLGNSACHIEDTREGAGTALDFSLELVNGKVIDVAGFFGSVVLINFWDTRCGACHAEQDDLNRLFAEHHNEGLVIIGIALATHGLTDVLAYLAENHVEYISGVFGESVRERLGQPSVIPRSVLVDRAGVLVGDWTGARAYDELLEQIGPLLTG encoded by the coding sequence ATGCAGACTATATATAGGATAGCGCGTATCGGCCAGCGAATCCGTCGCCGGTGCTTTCTTCTTCTGGCCGCCGGAATTCTCTTGGGCAATTCTGCCTGCCACATTGAGGACACGCGCGAAGGAGCGGGTACGGCTCTGGATTTCAGTCTGGAGCTCGTCAACGGCAAGGTGATTGATGTAGCCGGGTTCTTCGGTTCGGTGGTGCTCATCAATTTCTGGGATACGCGGTGCGGGGCCTGTCATGCTGAACAGGATGATTTGAACCGGCTGTTCGCGGAGCATCACAACGAGGGGCTGGTTATCATCGGAATCGCTCTCGCAACTCACGGTCTCACGGATGTGCTTGCCTACCTTGCAGAGAATCATGTCGAGTATATCTCCGGAGTCTTTGGCGAGAGCGTGCGCGAGAGATTGGGCCAGCCGTCCGTGATTCCGAGGTCCGTTCTTGTGGATCGAGCCGGAGTGCTGGTCGGTGATTGGACGGGCGCGCGCGCGTATGACGAGCTACTGGAACAAATTGGGCCCCTGCTCACGGGGTAA
- a CDS encoding T9SS type A sorting domain-containing protein encodes MPQKNDLHRAFWLALLLPALVFAQFQWPDNGVAIRQGAHLGWNGAAIAAGEDVALFYYDCLRDGTRDVWGTRIAPSGEHLWGQNGRLVSGNISEQRAPVVAAYPNGSVLVVWEDYASGRFRDLLAQRYDANGNAMWSPSTGVAVIEAYRDQFDAHLALNDQGYAFIAFTDDRLTTGADTRLSAYAQVLTPQGQRVGPLDGIQLVDRIANYNSTLGVVCVGSDAYILCDVTNVTKELVIQKLSPSGEIGFPDDEALVEPADYGRSTLIALDNALALAWTERNGVDFYGDARFTLLNLDRTPLPGWTMEGVLLASGPYTQSVVAMTEAPDGGIVAALADYQFDPDEAELSFYRYSRSGTLEWGPVSFGNAAQRSSPVDWYWQNNDLVIAWVETFNYTEQRLHTQKLSLNGVKQWGENGRTLWSRESKKLRANIVKPSAGPARVVIVSGRFIAQPESLFVGELSSSGELSGQAEFISGGWTYDSNDARIARIGEQKLAVIWTDTRTRFDRDVYYQLLDGNGAPLLEPQGRKLEVPGQFSSYAAPSVESDGQGGALLCWIGDSMAYTHIIHVHRIDGSGNQIWAEPAKIRSQNGFYGQTRLVPDGNGGVFVAFSRFTQAFVARISVAHVNAAGQTSWVGDYHEFPGTPGNDAILHAAIADGQGGCYLAGITGPWTDTDPVIFHVNQDGTFGENWTGNGRIFGGTGERDRTPSLAMVSGNVLMTYERPQSDGAATYDVRGVLLSPAGDALWGQQGRRLSAQESAVIRHVVTEDGTGGFLLGYEDYRNNATHLYLARYNDDGVAQWDGVERLVCSHPLDQTRLVMTHDNNGGAWILWEDFRNSDEYQEVDLYGTHIDGQGNFASIGGFTWPADGHPVCAIPTYQQEAVLVPWANGSALALWKDLRSSNPGRCCGAGAVGDVFNNVYAQVLSEVSLSARDRDVVQFVPESLFLTAYPNPFNPSTSLSFTLPQTAGVKLTVFNVLGQAAEVLFDAPLAAGEYSMVWDASAYPSGLYFAKLETTTGLSTVHKLTLLK; translated from the coding sequence ATGCCCCAGAAGAACGATTTACATAGAGCGTTTTGGCTCGCCTTGCTGCTTCCCGCGCTTGTTTTCGCCCAGTTTCAGTGGCCGGACAACGGCGTAGCTATCCGCCAGGGCGCCCATTTAGGCTGGAACGGCGCGGCCATCGCAGCCGGAGAAGACGTCGCACTCTTCTATTATGATTGTCTACGCGACGGCACCCGCGATGTCTGGGGCACGCGCATCGCTCCGAGCGGCGAGCATCTGTGGGGTCAGAACGGACGACTCGTCTCCGGCAACATCAGCGAGCAGCGGGCACCCGTCGTCGCGGCCTATCCCAACGGCAGCGTTTTGGTGGTGTGGGAAGACTACGCATCGGGACGTTTCCGCGACCTGCTGGCCCAGCGTTATGACGCGAACGGCAATGCAATGTGGTCTCCGTCTACAGGTGTTGCAGTCATCGAGGCCTATCGAGATCAGTTTGACGCGCATCTTGCACTCAACGATCAGGGTTACGCCTTCATCGCGTTCACCGATGACCGCTTGACCACCGGTGCCGACACGCGTCTCTCCGCATATGCCCAAGTTCTCACTCCGCAAGGTCAGCGCGTCGGTCCGCTCGATGGTATTCAACTCGTGGACCGTATCGCAAACTACAACAGCACTCTCGGCGTGGTGTGCGTGGGCAGCGACGCATACATCTTGTGCGACGTCACCAACGTCACCAAGGAACTCGTCATTCAGAAGCTCTCTCCTTCCGGAGAGATTGGCTTTCCCGACGACGAAGCGTTGGTAGAACCCGCCGACTATGGCCGCAGCACATTGATTGCTCTCGATAACGCGCTCGCGCTCGCGTGGACGGAACGCAACGGCGTGGATTTCTACGGCGACGCGCGCTTCACTTTGCTCAACCTCGACCGCACACCGCTGCCGGGTTGGACGATGGAAGGTGTTCTGCTCGCTTCCGGTCCGTATACTCAGTCTGTGGTGGCCATGACCGAAGCTCCCGACGGTGGAATTGTCGCGGCCCTTGCGGACTATCAGTTCGACCCGGATGAAGCCGAATTGAGTTTCTATCGCTACAGCCGTTCGGGCACGTTGGAATGGGGACCTGTCAGCTTTGGCAACGCCGCGCAGCGCTCCTCTCCTGTGGACTGGTATTGGCAGAACAACGATCTCGTGATTGCGTGGGTGGAGACGTTTAATTATACGGAACAGCGGCTCCACACTCAGAAACTCTCGCTGAACGGAGTCAAGCAGTGGGGAGAGAACGGCCGCACGCTTTGGTCTCGCGAAAGCAAGAAGCTGCGTGCAAATATCGTCAAACCGTCTGCGGGTCCGGCGCGAGTGGTGATTGTCTCAGGACGATTCATCGCGCAGCCGGAGAGTCTGTTCGTCGGAGAGCTTTCCAGTTCCGGCGAGTTGTCCGGTCAAGCCGAGTTTATCAGCGGCGGGTGGACATACGACAGTAATGACGCACGCATCGCGCGCATCGGCGAGCAGAAATTAGCCGTCATCTGGACGGACACGCGAACACGCTTCGACCGCGATGTATACTATCAGCTGCTTGATGGAAACGGTGCTCCGTTACTCGAACCGCAGGGCCGCAAGCTTGAAGTGCCCGGTCAGTTTTCGAGTTACGCTGCGCCCTCGGTGGAATCGGACGGACAGGGCGGCGCGCTGCTCTGTTGGATCGGCGACTCGATGGCCTACACTCACATAATCCATGTTCATCGTATTGACGGCAGCGGAAATCAAATATGGGCCGAACCCGCGAAGATTCGCTCGCAAAACGGATTCTACGGTCAAACGCGACTCGTGCCGGACGGCAATGGCGGAGTGTTTGTCGCCTTCTCCCGATTCACACAGGCGTTTGTCGCGCGCATCAGTGTTGCGCATGTGAACGCGGCGGGGCAGACAAGTTGGGTCGGCGACTATCATGAGTTTCCCGGCACGCCCGGCAATGATGCCATCCTGCACGCCGCGATTGCCGACGGTCAGGGTGGATGTTACTTGGCGGGCATCACCGGCCCGTGGACGGACACGGATCCAGTAATCTTCCACGTCAATCAGGACGGCACATTCGGAGAAAACTGGACCGGCAATGGCCGCATCTTCGGCGGCACAGGCGAGCGCGACCGCACTCCGTCACTCGCTATGGTGAGCGGCAACGTGCTCATGACCTACGAACGTCCGCAGTCGGACGGCGCGGCGACTTACGACGTGCGCGGCGTGCTCTTGAGTCCGGCGGGCGACGCATTGTGGGGACAGCAGGGCCGTAGACTTTCCGCTCAGGAATCCGCAGTCATCAGACACGTCGTCACCGAAGACGGCACGGGTGGATTTCTCCTGGGCTATGAAGATTACCGCAACAACGCCACACACTTATATCTTGCACGTTACAACGACGACGGTGTGGCGCAATGGGACGGAGTCGAGCGGCTCGTCTGCTCGCATCCGCTTGACCAGACACGATTGGTCATGACACACGACAACAACGGCGGCGCGTGGATACTCTGGGAAGATTTCCGCAACAGCGACGAATATCAGGAAGTCGACCTTTACGGAACGCACATTGACGGTCAGGGAAACTTCGCCAGCATCGGAGGCTTCACATGGCCGGCGGACGGACATCCGGTTTGCGCGATTCCCACGTATCAGCAGGAAGCCGTGCTTGTGCCGTGGGCCAACGGGTCCGCGCTCGCATTGTGGAAGGATTTGCGCTCGAGTAATCCCGGACGCTGCTGCGGAGCGGGTGCGGTGGGAGATGTTTTCAACAATGTCTACGCGCAAGTTCTTTCTGAAGTGAGCTTGAGCGCGCGCGACCGCGACGTTGTTCAATTTGTGCCGGAATCCCTTTTTCTCACGGCCTATCCGAATCCGTTCAATCCGAGCACGAGCTTGAGTTTTACTCTGCCGCAAACCGCCGGCGTGAAATTGACCGTCTTTAACGTGTTGGGACAGGCCGCCGAAGTGCTGTTCGATGCACCCTTGGCGGCGGGAGAGTATTCGATGGTGTGGGACGCAAGCGCGTATCCGAGCGGACTCTATTTTGCAAAACTGGAAACGACCACCGGACTTTCGACGGTGCACAAGCTGACGCTGCTGAAGTAG
- a CDS encoding metal-dependent transcriptional regulator → MLSTAAEDCLLFAYRLSERGEELSISALARGLGLGDSTVTAMIQKLARQKLVHHVPRREVSLSDVGVELARKLIRRHRLIESYLHDKLGYSWDEVHDEAERIEHAVSDRFVEAIDRELGFPKFDPHGDPIPDAEGLFATRKLRRLSEMGVGEHGKVARIIEGKRDALLYLTKLGLELGTDVEVTYAPAQDEIVHISVEGVQRTLGATVAANILVE, encoded by the coding sequence ATGCTGTCCACAGCCGCAGAAGATTGTTTATTATTTGCTTACAGACTCTCCGAGAGAGGAGAGGAGCTATCTATTTCGGCTTTAGCCAGAGGATTAGGGCTGGGAGACTCGACCGTGACAGCCATGATTCAGAAGCTGGCCAGACAAAAACTCGTTCACCATGTTCCGAGACGGGAAGTCTCCTTAAGTGATGTGGGAGTCGAGCTTGCCCGGAAGCTGATCCGCCGACACCGGCTGATAGAAAGCTATCTGCATGACAAGCTGGGCTACTCATGGGATGAGGTCCACGACGAGGCGGAGCGGATCGAGCATGCCGTCTCCGACCGATTTGTCGAAGCCATTGACCGTGAGCTGGGCTTCCCGAAGTTCGACCCGCACGGCGACCCGATTCCCGATGCGGAAGGACTCTTTGCCACGCGGAAGCTGCGCAGGCTCTCGGAAATGGGAGTCGGCGAACACGGCAAGGTCGCGCGCATTATTGAAGGAAAACGCGACGCGCTGCTCTATCTCACCAAACTCGGACTCGAACTCGGCACGGACGTCGAGGTGACCTACGCTCCCGCGCAGGATGAAATCGTACACATCTCCGTCGAAGGCGTGCAGCGCACATTAGGCGCAACCGTCGCGGCGAATATCTTAGTGGAGTGA
- a CDS encoding redox-sensing transcriptional repressor Rex translates to MAAEQTKKKVAAKSRRKARKPVARPKKQKNSNHVSDATVKRLSKYYRTLQTALSSEKTTISSEEIGKLNGLTAAQVRKDLSFFGAFGRRGLGYSVVDLHRAISRILGLHRTWHVCLVGVGNIGTALVHFKQFAEQGFLIRAVFDSDPQKVGHEVGGLVVQDFASLKRVLEEENIKIAIVAVPAFAAQRVVDQLVEAGIRAILNFAPVSIFVPKGVAVRYENMAIEIEALSYALSSKGVKPRQILGE, encoded by the coding sequence ATGGCTGCTGAGCAGACAAAGAAGAAAGTTGCGGCGAAGTCACGCCGCAAGGCGCGCAAACCCGTTGCGCGGCCCAAGAAGCAGAAGAATTCGAATCACGTTTCCGACGCGACGGTTAAGCGACTCTCGAAATACTATCGAACACTGCAGACCGCGTTAAGTTCGGAAAAGACCACGATCTCTTCGGAAGAAATCGGGAAGCTAAACGGCCTCACCGCCGCGCAGGTGCGGAAAGACCTCTCGTTTTTCGGCGCGTTCGGCAGACGAGGGCTCGGATACAGCGTCGTGGATTTGCATCGCGCTATCAGCCGCATTCTGGGACTACACCGCACGTGGCACGTCTGTCTGGTCGGAGTCGGGAATATCGGAACCGCGCTTGTGCACTTCAAACAGTTTGCCGAGCAGGGATTTCTGATCCGCGCGGTGTTTGACAGCGACCCCCAGAAGGTCGGCCATGAAGTCGGCGGACTTGTCGTTCAGGATTTTGCAAGTCTGAAACGAGTCCTTGAAGAGGAGAACATTAAGATCGCAATTGTGGCGGTTCCCGCGTTTGCCGCGCAGCGCGTCGTCGATCAACTTGTGGAAGCGGGAATTCGCGCTATCCTGAACTTTGCTCCTGTTTCCATTTTTGTGCCGAAAGGCGTCGCGGTGCGCTACGAAAACATGGCGATCGAGATTGAAGCGCTGTCCTATGCGCTTTCGAGCAAAGGAGTCAAGCCGAGACAAATTCTGGGAGAGTAA
- a CDS encoding T9SS type A sorting domain-containing protein codes for MLQLLALLWIVIVSSLTFAQTADVQINVQNDLAPFKQYYESRAEWPRSHGWKPYMRYLYDVEQRAYPDGTIPAGARWRAWEEMQRMERVSLDEPWRALGPFNHGGRTRVLRFHPNNPNIMFAGSVGGGLYRSDNAGESWYPLTDALPNLAVGCFEISLSNPNIMFMGTGEGYFNGDAIKGIGLLKSVDGGVTWNLTSLNYTYSQGKSILKISIDPRNSNNVLASTNDGLYRSTNGGASFDLVRSGNINELKRDPQNPDVLLCAAGYPWGATQNGVYRSTDNGATWLPSSTGLPSSSITGRYVIDFFREYSLVVYCGVCGDFDYNGSQMIGVFRSLDNGVTWEQMSVPGEENHYASQGWYDMAIAVKPNDPEVVFNAGLDVYRSVNGGQNWSRRSWWHHSFGEPTFSHADHHELIFHPTDPNQLWDVNDGGIFVSYDNGQTWNEKNTGFDTYQYYAMGNATLDTALAYGGTQDNGTSRYDGDGDWDMVFGGDGGYCVVDYTNNNTIYVEYQNGNRYRSDDGGHNFSEINPGISGTGPWVTPIVQDPFAPNTIYTTTNGTGASVWMSPTQGRNGNWVNLGPVGSSNQVLAASPALPGRLYLGSSSSVFRYDTQDGQWINVSGNLPGTYTTRITPDPYDPNTVYVTKSGFSGGHVWKSVTSGTTWTDITGNLPNVPFQDVIVDLNDPAVLYAGGDIGVFRTENGGQSWHIFGDGLPAVRVDDMDMQTQSGVLRAATHGRGMWEIPTGSTTLAMLYPNGTELLAVGSTIQIRWSGTTFGGNVSLSLNRNYPSGAWETIVASTPNDGIHALIVSGPVTDHARFRITHLTQGDLSDTSNADSRIVNPALNLLSLNGGQTVLTGTNDTIRFERVLVEGSVSIELNRDYPSGNWQMLAENYSGADSYLWRVLQPGGERCRIRVTSDEQPWLNDMSETDFIMRAPQMTVLSPNGGEVVVVDQPYEITWGAAEYPGTFRVMLNRSYPDGNWELLTSVTENDGSWLWTPRGASTTRARIRLATPLDPLGTYVESAGDFTIEGGASVSDRPLPTAFQVGEVYPNPFNPSTQFTLDLPTRTHVTVRVTNQLGQTVATVLDAERDAGSHTIVFDGSGLSSGIYFLRVDAARETIVRKLTLLK; via the coding sequence ATGTTACAGCTTCTCGCACTGCTTTGGATAGTGATAGTTTCTTCCCTGACGTTCGCGCAGACGGCGGACGTGCAGATCAATGTTCAGAACGACCTTGCGCCGTTCAAACAATATTATGAATCCCGCGCGGAGTGGCCGCGCTCGCACGGCTGGAAGCCGTATATGCGCTACCTGTATGACGTGGAACAGCGTGCGTATCCCGACGGCACAATTCCCGCAGGCGCGCGTTGGCGCGCGTGGGAGGAAATGCAGCGGATGGAGCGCGTGTCGCTCGATGAACCGTGGCGCGCATTAGGGCCGTTCAATCACGGCGGCCGAACTCGTGTGCTGAGATTTCATCCGAATAATCCGAACATTATGTTTGCGGGTTCCGTCGGCGGCGGACTCTATCGCAGCGACAATGCGGGCGAGAGTTGGTATCCCTTGACGGATGCGCTGCCCAATCTTGCGGTGGGATGTTTCGAAATCTCATTAAGCAATCCCAATATCATGTTCATGGGGACGGGAGAGGGCTACTTCAACGGCGACGCCATCAAAGGTATCGGATTGCTGAAGTCTGTGGACGGAGGGGTAACGTGGAACCTGACGAGCCTGAATTACACCTACTCGCAGGGCAAATCCATTCTGAAGATCAGCATCGACCCGCGCAACTCAAACAACGTGCTCGCGTCCACGAACGACGGATTGTATCGCTCGACGAACGGCGGCGCGAGTTTTGATCTGGTGCGCTCGGGCAACATCAACGAACTAAAGCGCGATCCGCAGAATCCGGATGTGCTGCTGTGCGCGGCGGGCTACCCGTGGGGCGCGACACAGAACGGAGTCTATCGCTCGACGGACAACGGCGCGACGTGGCTGCCGTCGTCAACGGGTCTGCCGTCATCCTCTATTACGGGTCGCTACGTGATTGATTTCTTCCGCGAGTATTCGCTGGTGGTGTATTGCGGAGTGTGCGGAGATTTCGATTACAACGGATCGCAGATGATCGGCGTGTTTCGGTCGCTGGATAACGGCGTGACGTGGGAACAGATGTCGGTGCCGGGAGAAGAGAACCACTACGCCAGTCAGGGTTGGTATGACATGGCCATCGCGGTCAAACCGAACGATCCGGAAGTCGTCTTCAATGCCGGGCTGGATGTCTATCGTTCGGTGAATGGCGGGCAGAACTGGTCGCGTCGCTCGTGGTGGCACCACTCATTTGGTGAACCGACCTTCTCGCATGCCGATCATCACGAGTTGATTTTTCATCCGACCGATCCCAATCAACTCTGGGATGTCAACGACGGCGGGATTTTTGTCTCTTACGACAACGGTCAGACATGGAATGAGAAAAATACGGGATTCGACACCTATCAATATTATGCGATGGGGAATGCGACGCTCGATACGGCATTGGCTTACGGCGGCACGCAGGATAACGGCACGTCTCGTTACGATGGCGACGGGGATTGGGATATGGTGTTCGGAGGCGACGGCGGCTATTGTGTGGTGGACTACACAAATAACAACACAATATACGTAGAGTATCAGAACGGCAATCGCTATCGCTCGGACGACGGCGGACACAACTTCTCGGAAATCAATCCCGGCATTTCGGGAACAGGGCCGTGGGTGACGCCAATCGTTCAGGATCCCTTCGCCCCGAATACGATCTACACAACGACCAATGGCACGGGCGCCAGCGTCTGGATGTCGCCCACTCAGGGGCGCAACGGAAATTGGGTGAACCTCGGACCGGTCGGCAGCTCCAATCAAGTGCTGGCCGCATCTCCCGCGTTGCCGGGAAGACTTTATCTTGGCAGCAGCTCCTCGGTCTTTCGCTATGACACGCAGGACGGACAGTGGATCAATGTTTCCGGCAATCTTCCGGGAACGTATACGACGCGCATCACGCCCGACCCGTATGACCCCAACACGGTGTATGTTACAAAATCCGGATTCTCGGGCGGCCACGTATGGAAATCGGTGACATCGGGAACCACGTGGACGGATATCACCGGTAATTTGCCTAATGTGCCGTTTCAAGATGTGATTGTGGACTTGAATGATCCGGCGGTGCTTTATGCGGGCGGGGACATCGGCGTATTTCGCACTGAGAACGGCGGGCAAAGCTGGCACATCTTCGGAGACGGATTGCCGGCGGTGCGCGTGGATGATATGGATATGCAGACCCAATCGGGCGTGTTGCGCGCGGCGACGCACGGACGCGGCATGTGGGAAATTCCGACCGGTTCAACGACGCTCGCGATGCTCTATCCGAACGGTACGGAACTGCTCGCGGTTGGCAGCACGATTCAGATACGCTGGTCCGGCACGACGTTCGGCGGCAACGTCAGTCTCTCGTTGAATCGCAACTATCCGAGCGGCGCATGGGAAACGATTGTCGCGTCGACTCCGAATGACGGAATTCATGCACTTATCGTCTCCGGACCTGTGACGGATCACGCGCGCTTTCGCATCACACATCTGACACAAGGCGATCTGTCAGACACTTCCAACGCCGATTCGCGCATCGTCAATCCTGCGCTGAATCTGTTATCTTTGAATGGCGGACAGACCGTCTTGACCGGAACGAATGACACAATCCGTTTTGAGCGCGTGCTCGTGGAAGGAAGCGTCTCGATAGAACTCAATCGGGATTACCCGAGCGGCAACTGGCAGATGCTTGCCGAGAATTACTCAGGCGCGGATTCCTATCTCTGGCGCGTGCTACAGCCCGGTGGTGAACGCTGCCGGATTCGCGTAACGAGCGACGAGCAGCCGTGGCTGAACGACATGTCCGAGACGGACTTCATCATGCGCGCGCCGCAGATGACGGTGCTCTCGCCGAATGGCGGCGAGGTCGTCGTTGTGGATCAGCCTTATGAGATCACTTGGGGCGCTGCCGAATATCCGGGCACATTCCGCGTAATGTTGAACCGCAGCTATCCGGATGGCAACTGGGAATTGTTAACAAGCGTCACGGAAAACGACGGCAGCTGGCTCTGGACACCGCGCGGTGCCTCAACTACTCGCGCGCGAATCCGACTGGCAACACCGCTGGATCCACTGGGAACCTACGTTGAGAGTGCGGGCGACTTCACGATTGAAGGCGGCGCGTCGGTCAGCGACCGGCCGCTACCCACAGCCTTTCAGGTCGGCGAAGTCTATCCCAACCCCTTCAATCCTTCGACACAATTTACGCTTGATCTGCCGACACGCACACACGTCACCGTTCGCGTGACAAATCAGCTCGGTCAAACAGTCGCTACCGTGCTGGACGCGGAGCGCGATGCCGGTTCGCATACGATTGTGTTTGACGGCTCCGGTTTGTCGTCGGGAATCTACTTCCTGCGTGTGGACGCCGCACGTGAGACGATCGTTCGCAAATTGACGTTGCTGAAATAG